One Mugil cephalus isolate CIBA_MC_2020 chromosome 8, CIBA_Mcephalus_1.1, whole genome shotgun sequence genomic window carries:
- the lifra gene encoding LIF receptor subunit alpha a: MPRSRVGAPTTKPNRNLVLLTLVLLDLLTVCTHAKAGFAVLTVPQGVSLTSNAPARQLTVSWSGGAATSFDIIILRTEFNETVFYETISVTANPGSGLRQWNWTSVEPLECTSLSVRIRSRDGQATSQWSKAAILPGKDLPTNEAFAIYPQELILPVGTNITYCCIVPEGKTFREIMYGANNVSATRLSRRTYATTLVNLEPSVPPGANVVCRLKQPIEEATQLAGTVMFVGYAPLLSDFTCETQDLTTAVCRWNERRHTNLYGKRQTRYFVNNRSCAGINPLSKWKEWQAGEWEGNWTLLAVNPLGQYNLTDSAELSHRVCPVAPVGLSAVAHAFNATVLWQWKYDGYSSLALVCEVELTTQDNDKVKSNFSGVGLRSVALSGLHADEMYKIQVRCGAQQNFWKWGSWSKLFTFRTKRYVPDAPDVWMRMNKDYTGQVFWKPLTRRQSHGQITGYEVTFWNPEENPQHTEILSPDTHTVSVNLTQMASFSNDHAVIASVVAKNIEWESQPASVVRRLREEEPLAVSRVVYTDHGFPLFWPSNVSTADCSYVVEWHNDSCTYNCPVEWVKVAAGSTNVSIESDHFWPGVRYNFTLYGCPSDSSELLHRWQGYAQELVPSSSVPLSSRQEGSNVVLTWGEIPLRDRKGFILGYNVYINNGSQLTLLANLPDQAARNYKVKGLSDDSYKFTVKAYTSAGEDTGTTVSIELEPYSDGLIFEILASLSIVTLLLIIVTFFCYKKRQWVKEALYPDIPEPKLPNDWSRTQRPLDVKPSPHSMVHVVGKQEWDSSKEALVVIPEEDEDDEGQGMGDEPLDTDEPTSLRYYNQVIDERPIRPRFPDSSDSSASSLDSANTDVTYTGIQTSGSSLVFQLDPQGYSEAQQPHPDQPVSCGDGGGGYRPQMQPKDASDDTGLASPEPFLEPQASSAGGYKPQSSWQLDSPAEDGERCSLAPSLGSPTSVASTQFLLPDGDQSEEEKRQQPSSAATWFTNLLSSSKP, translated from the exons ATGCCCCGCTCGCGTGTCGGCGCCCCAACGACGAAGCCCAACCGCAACCTGGTCTTGCTCACGTTGGTCCTCCTGGACCTCCTGACTGTGTGCACTCATGCTAAAGCGGGTTTTGCAGTTCTCACCGTACCCCAGGGGGTGAGCCTCACGAGCAACGCGCCCGCACGGCAGCTCACCGTATCCTGGTCGGGAGGAGCCGCCACGAGCTTTGACATCATCATCCTGAGAACCGAATTCAATGAAACTGTCTTCTAC GAGACGATTTCTGTAACGGCGAATCCGGGGAGCGGCTTGCGCCAGTGGAACTGGACCTCAGTGGAACCTCTGGAGTGTACCTCGCTGTCGGTCAGAATCCGCTCAAGAGATGGACAGGCAACAAGTCAATGGAGCAAAGCTGCAATACTTCCAG gaAAAGATCTCCCCACCAATGAAGCATTTGCAATATACCCCCAGGAACTGATTTTGCCCGTGGGGACCAACATCACCTACTGCTGCATTGTACCAGAGGGGAAGACCTTCAGGGAAATCATGTACGGCGCAAACAACGTGAGTGCAACGCGGCTGAGCAGGCGAACTTATGCCACTACGCTGGTTAACCTGGAGCCGTCTGTCCCCCCGGGCGCCAACGTCGTTTGCCGGTTGAAGCAGCCGATAGAAGAAGCGACGCAACTGGCTGGAACAGTCATGTTTGTTGGat ATGCTCCTCTGCTCAGTGATTTCACATGTGAGACTCAGGACTTAACCACAGCCGTGTGCCGCTGGAATGAAAGACGACACACTAACTTGTATGGCAAACGACAAACACGCTACTTTGTAAACAACAG aagCTGTGCTGGGATAAACCCCCTGTCGAAATGGAAGGAGTGGCAGGCGGGCGAGTGGGAAGGTAACTGGACACTGCTTGCCGTGAATCCCCTCGGTCAGTACAACCTCACCGACTCTGCCGAGCTCAGTCACAGAG TGTGTCCGGTAGCGCCAGTCGGCCTGAGCGCCGTGGCGCACGCCTTTAACGCCACCGTGCTGTGGCAGTGGAAATACGACGGCTATTCCTCCCTCGCTCTTGTCTGCGAGGTAGAGCTCACCACTCAAGACAACGACAAAGTgaag AGTAACTTCTCCGGTGTGGGGCTGCGGTCTGTGGCTCTGTCTGGCCTGCATGCTGACGAGATGTACAAGATTCAAGTGCGCTGCGGTGCCCAGCAGAATTTCTGGAAGTGGGGAAGTTGGAGCAAACTTTTCACCTTCAGAACCAAAAGATATG TTCCAGATGCCCCTGACGTGTGGATGAGGATGAACAAAGACTACACCGGACAGGTCTTTTGGAAG CCTCTGACACGAAGGCAGAGCCATGGTCAGATCACAGGTTACGAAGTTACTTTCTGGAACCCTGAGGAGAATCCACAGCACACAGAAATCCTGTCACCGGACACTCACACGGTGTCGGTCAATCTCACACAGATGGCTTCCTTCAGCAATGACCACGCGGTCATAGCATCTGTCGTTGCGAAGAACATTGAATGGGAGTCTCAACCTGCAAGTGTAGTTCGACGTTTGAGAG AAGAGGAGCCTCTTGCTGTGTCCAGGGTTGTTTATACAGATCACGGTTTCCCTCTGTTCTGGCCGAGCAACGTCAGCACAGCCGACTGCAGTTACGTGGTGGAGTGGCATAATGACTCCTGTACGTATAACTGCCCTGTGGAGTGGGTCAAGGTGGCCGCTGGGAGCACTAATGTCTCCATCGAGTCAG ATCACTTCTGGCCTGGTGTGAGATACAACTTTACTCTGTACGGCTGCCCCTCGGATTCTTCAGAACTCCTGCACCGTTGGCAGGGATACGCGCAGGAGCTGG TGCCTTCCAGCTCCGTCCCCCTGTCAAGCCGCCAGGAGGGCTCCAATGTCGTCCTCACCTGGGGAGAGATTCCACTCAGGGACAGGAAGGGCTTCATCCTGGGCTATAATGTTTACATCAACAACGGCTCACAGCTCACACTTCTAG CCAATCTGCCCGACCAAGCAGCGAGGAACTACAAAGTGAAGGGGCTCTCTGATGACTCCTATAAATTTACTGTTAAGGCCTACACCTCAGCGGGCGAGGACACGGGCACCACTGTCTCCATAGAGCTGGAGCCGTACA GTGACGGACTGATTTTTGAAATCCTCGCTTCTCTGTCAATCGTGACATTATTGCTGATCATCGTCACCTTCTTTTGCTACAAGAAAAGACAATG GGTGAAAGAGGCATTGTATCCAGACATACCTGAGCCCAAGCTACCTAATGATTGGTCCAGGACACAG CGGCCGCTGGACGTGAAGCCGTCTCCCCACAGCATGGTTCACGTCGTGGGAAAGCAAGAGTGGGATTCTAGCAAGGAAGCGCTTGTCGTTATTCCCGAAGAAGACGAGGACGATGAAGGGCAGGGGATGGGAGACGAGCCGCTTGACACGGACGAGCCCACGTCACTACGCTACTACAACCAGGTGATAGACGAGCGGCCCATAAGGCCGCGTTTCCCGGACTCCTCCGATTCCTCCGCGTCGTCTTTGGATTCTGCAAACACCGACGTGACGTACACAGGGATCCAAACCTCGGGGTCTTCACTGGTCTTCCAGTTGGATCCGCAGGGCTACTCCGAGGCCCAACAACCCCACCCAGATCAGCCCGTCAGCTGTGGAGACGGAGGAGGGGGTTACCGGCCCCAGATGCAGCCGAAAGATGCGAGCGATGACACGGGTCTAGCTTCGCCTGAGCCCTTCCTAGAGCCCCAGGCGTCCAGTGCCGGCGGCTACAAACCTCAGAGCTCTTGGCAGCTGGACTCCCCCGCTGAGGACGGGGAAAGGTGCAGCTTGGCACCCTCGCTTGGGTCGCCCACCTCCGTCGCCTCCACTCAGTTCCTCCTCCCCGACGGGGATCAGTCCGAGGAGGAGAAGCGGCAGCAGCCGTCATCTGCAGCGACCTGGTTCACCAATCTGCTGTCATCCTCAAAACCGTGA